A stretch of the Lolium perenne isolate Kyuss_39 chromosome 3, Kyuss_2.0, whole genome shotgun sequence genome encodes the following:
- the LOC127343921 gene encoding pentatricopeptide repeat-containing protein At3g58590, which yields MPRRNTPPHLPPSHFNALIASRARAGRAADAFSLLARMLAAGVAPTAFTFAPILSASPSLSPRRAAQLHPHVLKRGLLHSDPYSGTALLGFLARHGRFREALDLFVEMPARSVVTWNCLVSSFVQYDRLQDAVFWFRELVRSGDGLSEGSLLAVLPAFGSPQLVHGLAMKIALDSFSPVANSLLNSYCTCGAVCVAEKLFNGLTFRDVVSWNTMITAFAKSNLPERALELFSMMEGQGAFPSETTFSSLLHACTSLKGQHHGKIVHAKSIKHNLNTTVFVSTSLVDFYTKCVGRRDARQVLEEMHNKSTACWNALIYAKSDGDVPTLFVVLRDMLRSGISPNEFTFSSLLKDPSLLDLWQIHSLVTRLGYNGNDYVSSAIISSYVSHGYVSDALAYGVTLDPDYCNVSMNVLAGACNKAHMYQETKEILLHQQSRDNISWSILINACARNGDYAEAFGFFKQMRISGHHFDNYISVSLLSICTKINSLVLGRLVHGLNIKTGSGCSDTYVCNMLLDMYAKCGRIEDCLKAFDEMEDRNIISWTAVISGLALNGFSRKALAWFKAMEEAGFKPDKVAILAVLSACRHGGLVQEGMEIFKRIEAEYSTEADMEHYICVVDMLCKCGDLEKAGAVIRGMPFRPSTILWRTFLQGCNKYGMLDTRSV from the coding sequence ATGCCGCGCCGGAACACCCCGCCGCACCTTCCGCCTTCCCACTTCAACGCCCTCATCGCCTCCCGCGCCCGCGCCGGCCGCGCCGCCGACGCCTTCTCGCTGCTCGCGCGCATGCTCGCCGCGGGCGTCGCCCCGACCGCGTTCACCTTCGCGCCGATCCTCTCCGCCTCGCCTTCTCTTTCCCCCCGCCGCGCCGCGCAGCTGCACCCACACGTCCTCAAGCGCGGCCTGCTCCACAGCGACCCGTACTCCGGGACAGCCTTGCTCGGCTTCCTCGCGCGCCACGGGCGGTTCCGCGAGGCGCTCGACCTGTTCGTGGAAATGCCTGCGCGGAGCGTGGTCACCTGGAACTGCCTCGTCTCTTCCTTCGTGCAGTATGATCGTCTCCAGGATGCCGTGTTCTGGTTCAGGGAACTCGTGAGGAGCGGCGACGGGCTGTCTGAAGGCTCTCTCCTTGCGGTCTTGCCGGCAttcgggtcaccgcagctggttcaCGGGCTTGCCATGAAAATTGCGTTGGATTCCTTCTCACCAGTTGCCAACTCGTTGCTGAATTCTTACTGTACCTGCGGCGCAGTTTGCGTTGCGGAGAAGCTGTTCAACGGGTTGACGTTCAGAGATGTGGTTTCGTGGAATACAATGATCACTGCTTTCGCTAAGAGTAACCTGCCAGAGAGAGCTTTGGAGCTTTTCTCGATGATGGAAGGTCAGGGTGCTTTTCCCAGTGAAACTACATTTTCCAGTCTTCTTCATGCTTGCACCAGTCTAAAAGGACAGCACCATGGGAAGATTGTCCACGCAAAGTCCATCAAGCATAATTTGAACACGACAGTGTTTGTGAGCACTTCACTGGTTGATTTCTACACGAAATGTGTTGGTAGGAGGGATGCTCGTCAAGTGCTCGAAGAGATGCACAACAAGAGCACTGCATGCTGGAATGCTCTGATTTATGCCAAGTCAGATGGTGATGTTCCAACTCTGTTTGTTGTTCTGAGAGATATGTTGCGATCAGGGATTAGCCCAAACGAGTTTACCTTTTCTTCATTGCTCAAGGATCCATCGCTGTTGGATCTATGGCAGATCCACTCACTGGTCACAAGACTGGGCTACAACGGAAATGACTATGTTTCAAGTGCTATTATATCTTCCTATGTTTCACATGGCTATGTTTCTGATGCCCTGGCTTATGGAGTTACATTGGATCCTGACTACTGCAATGTCTCCATGAATGTTTTAGCTGGGGCATGTAACAAAGCTCACATGTACCAGGAGACCAAGGAGATACTTTTGCATCAGCAAAGCAGAGATAATATTTCGTGGAGCATACTTATTAATGCCTGCGCACGGAATGGTGATTATGCCGAAGCTTTTGGATTTTTCAAACAGATGAGGATTTCAGGGCATCATTTTGATAACTATATATCTGTGAGCTTGCTGAGTATTTGTACAAAAATTAACAGCCTGGTCCTTGGTAGGTTGGTTCATGGGCTTAACATTAAGACCGGTTCTGGGTGCTCTGATACTTATGTCTGCAATATGTTGCTAGATATGTATGCTAAATGTGGTAGAATTGAAGACTGTTTGAAAGCCTTTGATGAAATGGAAGACAGGAACATTATCTCATGGACTGCTGTGATTTCTGGCCTTGCACTTAATGGTTTTTCTCGTAAGGCGCTGGCGTGGTTTAAAGCTATGGAAGAGGCTGGCTTCAAACCTGACAAGGTAGCAATTCTGGCAGTCCTttcagcttgtagacatggtggaCTTGTGCAGGAGGGAATGGAGATATTCAAACGTATTGAAGCTGAATACTCAACTGAAGCTGACATGGAGCATTACATTTGTGTAGTGGACATGCTATGCAAGTGTGGTGATttagagaaagctggtgctgtgATTAGAGGCATGCCTTTCCGTCCAAGTACTATCTTATGGCGCACATTCCTCCAAGGATGCAATAAATATGGTATGCTAGATACTCGAAGTGTTTAG